One window of the Salvia miltiorrhiza cultivar Shanhuang (shh) chromosome 6, IMPLAD_Smil_shh, whole genome shotgun sequence genome contains the following:
- the LOC130988431 gene encoding telomere repeat-binding factor 4-like isoform X2 — protein sequence MGNPKQKWTSEEEEALRAGVAKHGAGKWKNIQRDPEFNHLLFSRSNIDLKDKWRNLSVANGQGPRDKSKTPKTKASPAESPATPLPAAQTSAIVPYSQDKSADVVMLDSSKPLPEGNSAAKYNAMIFEALSTLKEPNGSDSGAIATYIEQRQEVPQNFKRALSSRLRRLVQQDKLEKVQNCYRIKNKAQLDTRIPITRPKELQPPRQVQSIGYLGNTVEEAAVSAAYKIAEAENKSFVAAEAVKEAERVSMMAEDMESLLQFASDCFDQSARGEIILMA from the exons ATGGGCAATCCGAAGCAGAAGTGGACCTCCGAGGAGGAGGAAGCGCTGCGCGCCGGCGTAGCGAAGCACGGCGCTGGAAAGTGGAAAAATATTCAGAGAGACCCCGAATTCAACCACCTCCTCTTCTCTCGCTCCAACATTGACCTCAAG GATAAATGGCGGAACTTGAGTGTAGCAAACGGCCAAGGGCCTAGAGATAAATCAAAGACACCAAAAACAAAGGCGAGCCCTGCTGAATCCCCTGCAACTCCACTCCCTGCTGCACAGACCTCTGCCATTGTTCCATATTCTCAGGATAAGTCAGCTGATGTAGTCATGTTAGATTCTTCAAAGCCCTTACCTGAAGGAAATAGTGCTGCCAA GTATAATGCAATGATATTTGAAGCATTGTCTACTCTTAAAGAGCCAAATGGATCAGATTCTGGTGCGATCGCTACCTATATTGAG CAAAGGCAGGAAGTACCACAAAATTTCAAGAGGGCATTGAGTTCTAGATTGAGGAGGCTTGTGCAACAAGATAAACTTGAAAAG GTTCAGAATTGCTacagaattaaaaataaagctCAGTTAGATACAAGAATCCCCATAACAAGACCGAAAGAGCTGCAGCCGCCCAGACAAGTCCAGAGCATTGGTTATCTAGGCAATACAGTTGAGGAAGCAGCAGTGTCTGCTGCTTACAAAATTGCAGAGGCTGAAAACAAATCGTTTGTCGCTGCTGAAGCAGTGAAAGAGGCGGAAAGGGTTTCCATGATGGCTGAGGACATGGAATCGCTCCTCCAGTTCGCTTCAGATTGTTTCGATCAAA GTGCACGAGGCGAAATTATTCTGATGGCATAG
- the LOC130988431 gene encoding telomere repeat-binding factor 4-like isoform X1, giving the protein MGNPKQKWTSEEEEALRAGVAKHGAGKWKNIQRDPEFNHLLFSRSNIDLKDKWRNLSVANGQGPRDKSKTPKTKASPAESPATPLPAAQTSAIVPYSQDKSADVVMLDSSKPLPEGNSAAKYNAMIFEALSTLKEPNGSDSGAIATYIEQRQEVPQNFKRALSSRLRRLVQQDKLEKVQNCYRIKNKAQLDTRIPITRPKELQPPRQVQSIGYLGNTVEEAAVSAAYKIAEAENKSFVAAEAVKEAERVSMMAEDMESLLQFASDCFDQSISSKLYFLLISFQDNYNANISVLVV; this is encoded by the exons ATGGGCAATCCGAAGCAGAAGTGGACCTCCGAGGAGGAGGAAGCGCTGCGCGCCGGCGTAGCGAAGCACGGCGCTGGAAAGTGGAAAAATATTCAGAGAGACCCCGAATTCAACCACCTCCTCTTCTCTCGCTCCAACATTGACCTCAAG GATAAATGGCGGAACTTGAGTGTAGCAAACGGCCAAGGGCCTAGAGATAAATCAAAGACACCAAAAACAAAGGCGAGCCCTGCTGAATCCCCTGCAACTCCACTCCCTGCTGCACAGACCTCTGCCATTGTTCCATATTCTCAGGATAAGTCAGCTGATGTAGTCATGTTAGATTCTTCAAAGCCCTTACCTGAAGGAAATAGTGCTGCCAA GTATAATGCAATGATATTTGAAGCATTGTCTACTCTTAAAGAGCCAAATGGATCAGATTCTGGTGCGATCGCTACCTATATTGAG CAAAGGCAGGAAGTACCACAAAATTTCAAGAGGGCATTGAGTTCTAGATTGAGGAGGCTTGTGCAACAAGATAAACTTGAAAAG GTTCAGAATTGCTacagaattaaaaataaagctCAGTTAGATACAAGAATCCCCATAACAAGACCGAAAGAGCTGCAGCCGCCCAGACAAGTCCAGAGCATTGGTTATCTAGGCAATACAGTTGAGGAAGCAGCAGTGTCTGCTGCTTACAAAATTGCAGAGGCTGAAAACAAATCGTTTGTCGCTGCTGAAGCAGTGAAAGAGGCGGAAAGGGTTTCCATGATGGCTGAGGACATGGAATCGCTCCTCCAGTTCGCTTCAGATTGTTTCGATCAAAGTATTAGCAGCAAACTCTACTTTCTTCTTATCTCATTTCAGGATAACTATAATGCAAATATATCTGTTCTTGTTGTGTAG